A genomic stretch from Empedobacter stercoris includes:
- a CDS encoding carbonic anhydrase, whose amino-acid sequence MNLEKVFAHNQEWVNKRLGQDEHYFDKLSAGQNPEILYIGCSDSRVTAEELLGAEPGEVFVHRNIANMVISLDMNTTSVLAYAVEHLKVKHIVVCGHYNCGGIKSAMIPKDLGIMNPWLRNIRDVYRLHSEELNAIENEGMRYNRLVELNVQEQCVNVVKNPFVQRAMENGLIVHGWVFDLFTGKLIDLNLNFDLILENIKEIYDINE is encoded by the coding sequence ATGAATTTAGAAAAAGTTTTCGCACACAATCAAGAATGGGTTAATAAACGTTTAGGTCAAGATGAACACTATTTTGATAAACTTTCGGCAGGACAAAATCCTGAAATTCTTTATATTGGTTGTTCGGATAGTCGTGTTACAGCGGAAGAATTATTAGGTGCTGAACCTGGAGAAGTCTTTGTTCACCGTAATATTGCAAACATGGTCATTAGTTTGGACATGAACACAACGTCGGTTTTGGCTTATGCGGTAGAGCATTTAAAAGTGAAACATATTGTAGTTTGTGGGCATTACAATTGTGGAGGGATTAAATCTGCCATGATTCCAAAAGATTTAGGAATTATGAATCCTTGGTTAAGAAATATACGAGATGTGTACCGTCTACATTCAGAAGAATTGAATGCAATTGAAAATGAAGGAATGCGTTACAACCGTTTAGTAGAGCTAAATGTACAAGAACAATGTGTCAATGTAGTTAAAAATCCTTTCGTGCAACGCGCCATGGAAAACGGATTAATTGTACACGGTTGGGTGTTCGATTTGTTTACAGGGAAATTAATTGATCTGAATCTTAATTTCGATTTAATTCTTGAGAACATCAAAGAAATTTACGATATCAACGAATAG
- the dnaN gene encoding DNA polymerase III subunit beta, which produces MKFIVSSNTLLKNVNLIGGVINSNNTLPILDNFLFELDGSQLTITGSDLETTISTTLEVESNDNGKIAIPSKILTDTLKTFPAQPLTFIQKEGNTLEIVSEQGNYQLAFEDANEYPQTPDIEDASSTTLSASILSEAIIKTIFATGNDELRPIMTGVFFQASADIFRFVATDAHRLVKYTRNGLDNLQAADYIMPKKPLNLLKNILGGNNDDVIIEYNNTNTRFSFQNIVLTCRLIDGKYPNYEAVIPKENPNVLTINRNLFLTSLKRVAIFSNKTTNQVRLKLVGNSLTISAEDIDFANKAEERLPCDYNGTDLQIGFNSRFLIEMLNNLQSEEITLEMSEPNRAGIIKPVDGLEDGEEILMLVMPVMLNA; this is translated from the coding sequence ATGAAATTTATTGTATCGAGCAACACGTTATTAAAAAATGTTAACTTAATCGGAGGAGTAATAAACTCTAATAATACTTTACCAATCCTTGATAATTTTTTATTCGAATTGGACGGTAGCCAATTAACGATCACAGGTTCTGATTTGGAAACGACTATTTCTACGACGTTAGAAGTTGAATCTAATGACAACGGAAAAATTGCTATTCCATCAAAAATCTTAACAGATACGTTGAAAACTTTTCCAGCTCAACCACTTACTTTTATCCAGAAAGAAGGAAATACGTTGGAAATTGTTTCAGAACAAGGAAATTATCAGTTAGCATTTGAAGACGCAAACGAATATCCACAAACACCAGATATAGAAGATGCAAGTTCTACAACACTTAGTGCAAGCATTTTATCAGAAGCAATTATCAAAACAATTTTTGCGACTGGAAACGACGAATTACGTCCTATTATGACGGGAGTTTTCTTCCAAGCAAGTGCAGATATTTTTCGTTTTGTTGCAACAGATGCCCATCGTTTGGTGAAATATACACGCAATGGTTTAGACAATTTACAAGCTGCAGATTATATAATGCCAAAAAAACCACTTAACTTATTGAAAAATATTTTAGGAGGAAATAATGACGATGTGATCATCGAATATAACAATACAAATACACGTTTCTCTTTTCAGAATATCGTGCTTACTTGTCGTTTAATTGATGGTAAATATCCAAATTATGAAGCCGTAATTCCAAAAGAAAATCCAAACGTATTAACGATTAACAGAAATTTATTCTTAACATCATTAAAACGAGTGGCTATTTTCTCGAACAAAACTACCAATCAGGTTCGATTAAAATTAGTCGGAAATTCATTAACAATTTCTGCGGAAGATATCGATTTTGCAAACAAAGCAGAAGAAAGACTTCCTTGTGATTATAACGGAACTGACTTACAAATCGGTTTCAATTCTCGTTTCTTAATTGAAATGCTAAATAATTTACAATCAGAAGAAATAACATTAGAAATGTCTGAACCAAATCGCGCAGGAATCATCAAACCGGTTGATGGACTTGAGGATGGCGAAGAAATCTTAATGTTAGTTATGCCAGTTATGCTTAACGCATAA
- a CDS encoding GNAT family N-acetyltransferase gives MKIELNLEGKNGVFVMTDDNNKEVGELTFMLKEEQMIVNHTGVNPELRGKGLAEKLVLEAVKYARKNQLKIIPFCSYVSVYIGKHPEVQDVI, from the coding sequence ATGAAGATCGAATTAAATTTAGAAGGAAAGAATGGCGTTTTTGTTATGACTGACGATAATAACAAAGAGGTAGGCGAGCTTACTTTTATGTTGAAAGAGGAACAAATGATTGTCAATCATACTGGTGTTAATCCGGAATTGAGAGGGAAAGGTTTAGCCGAAAAATTAGTGTTAGAAGCTGTAAAATACGCAAGAAAAAATCAGTTGAAAATCATACCGTTTTGTAGTTATGTAAGTGTTTACATTGGTAAGCATCCCGAGGTACAAGATGTAATTTAA
- the pheT gene encoding phenylalanine--tRNA ligase subunit beta: MKISYNWLKTYIDTNITLDEVSATLTSTGLEVEGVEQVGGAKNYLETVLVGKVLSAVPHPNADKLKVTKIDLGDGKETQIVCGAPNVAAGQNVPVATVGTVLPSPDGDFKIKKAKIRGEESFGMICSEVELGIGTDHSGILVLPEELKPGTSTFDLFGKNDEIDHEIEIGLTPNRADAMSHFGVARDLHAALKTRKIDSTFNTYNVSNYPTTDLGQNPISIEVKDTAAAPRYAGVYLKNVNVTESPDWLKNRLKVIGLSPINNVVDITNYILHDLGQPLHAFDADKIEGNKIIVQKLAEGTKFTTLDGVERTLKGHELMICNENNPMCIAGVFGGKDSGVSETTTSIFLESAYFEPVTIRKGAKAHGLNTDASFRFERGIDPNITVDALKKAVLMLVEITGAEIASNIDDIYANPIENFNVKLRLGKVVELLGVEIPEAKIKTILENLEIKILSENDDVLNLEVPAYRVDVLRDVDLIEDILRIYGYDNIEIPSKFSFSYVPNQKVSPDKIEDFIARQLISFGFNEAMNNSLTKKEYEEVFFYPEGESVAMLNPLSADLAVMRRTLLNGLLENVAFNINRRNSDVKLFEFGNVYRKIDGIYEENKCLGIVLSGNFNNESWTGNLRKASFADIKGLIKQIFVRLDIQVTDEVPAKDDNFLDGIEFISDEKSLGKLGIINKKLAKKLGVNQDVFFAQLNWNIMIDLANKHDLKYKEISKFPGSRRDLALLIDSTVKYEELFKAAKEVKTNLLKAVNLFDVYEGDKLPAGKKSYALSFMIQDENKTLSDQEIDGLMNKLIKLYQEKFNAELR; the protein is encoded by the coding sequence ATGAAAATTTCATACAATTGGCTAAAAACCTACATTGATACTAATATAACACTTGATGAAGTATCTGCTACACTAACAAGTACAGGTTTAGAAGTAGAAGGAGTAGAACAAGTAGGTGGCGCTAAAAATTACTTGGAAACTGTATTAGTTGGTAAAGTTTTATCAGCTGTACCTCATCCAAATGCAGATAAATTAAAAGTTACTAAAATAGATTTAGGAGACGGAAAAGAAACACAAATTGTTTGTGGTGCTCCTAATGTTGCAGCAGGACAAAATGTACCTGTAGCAACTGTCGGAACAGTTTTACCTTCTCCAGATGGAGATTTTAAAATTAAGAAAGCTAAAATTCGTGGTGAAGAATCTTTTGGAATGATTTGTTCTGAAGTAGAATTAGGAATCGGTACTGATCATTCTGGGATTTTAGTTTTACCAGAAGAATTAAAACCAGGTACCTCTACATTTGATCTTTTCGGAAAAAATGATGAAATTGACCATGAAATAGAAATTGGTTTAACACCAAATCGTGCAGATGCAATGTCTCATTTTGGTGTTGCTCGTGATTTACACGCAGCGCTTAAAACACGTAAAATTGACTCTACCTTCAATACGTATAATGTATCTAATTATCCTACAACGGATTTAGGTCAAAACCCAATTTCTATCGAAGTAAAAGATACAGCAGCAGCACCGCGTTATGCTGGTGTTTATTTAAAAAATGTAAACGTTACTGAATCACCTGATTGGTTAAAAAATCGTTTGAAAGTCATTGGATTATCTCCAATTAACAATGTTGTGGACATTACCAATTATATTTTACACGATTTAGGTCAACCTTTACATGCTTTTGATGCTGATAAAATTGAAGGAAATAAAATCATTGTTCAGAAATTAGCTGAAGGAACAAAATTCACTACTTTAGATGGCGTTGAGCGAACATTAAAAGGACACGAATTGATGATTTGCAACGAAAACAATCCAATGTGTATTGCGGGAGTTTTTGGAGGAAAAGATTCAGGCGTTTCTGAAACAACAACTTCTATTTTCTTAGAATCAGCTTATTTCGAGCCTGTAACAATTCGTAAAGGTGCAAAAGCACATGGATTGAATACAGATGCTTCTTTCCGTTTTGAACGTGGAATTGACCCTAATATCACAGTTGATGCATTGAAAAAAGCAGTGTTGATGTTAGTTGAAATTACAGGAGCAGAAATTGCTTCAAATATTGATGATATTTACGCAAATCCAATAGAAAACTTTAACGTAAAATTACGTTTAGGAAAAGTTGTCGAATTATTAGGCGTTGAAATTCCTGAAGCTAAAATCAAAACAATTTTAGAGAACTTAGAAATCAAAATCTTATCAGAAAATGATGACGTTTTAAATTTAGAAGTTCCTGCTTATCGTGTAGATGTCTTACGTGATGTGGATTTGATCGAAGATATTTTGAGAATTTATGGGTATGACAACATCGAAATCCCTTCTAAATTCTCTTTTTCTTACGTTCCAAATCAAAAAGTTAGCCCAGATAAAATAGAAGATTTCATTGCACGTCAACTGATTTCTTTCGGATTTAATGAAGCGATGAATAACTCATTAACGAAGAAAGAATACGAAGAAGTTTTCTTTTATCCAGAAGGAGAAAGTGTTGCCATGTTAAATCCGCTTTCAGCTGATTTAGCAGTTATGCGCCGTACATTATTGAATGGATTATTAGAAAATGTAGCGTTCAACATTAACCGTCGTAATTCGGATGTTAAATTATTCGAATTCGGGAATGTTTACCGTAAAATTGATGGTATTTATGAAGAAAATAAATGTTTAGGAATCGTTCTTTCAGGAAACTTTAATAACGAATCTTGGACTGGTAATTTACGTAAAGCTTCATTTGCTGATATAAAAGGATTAATCAAACAAATTTTTGTTCGATTAGATATTCAAGTAACGGATGAAGTTCCTGCAAAAGATGATAATTTCTTGGATGGAATTGAATTTATTTCTGATGAAAAGTCATTAGGAAAGCTTGGAATCATCAACAAAAAATTAGCGAAAAAATTAGGTGTAAATCAAGATGTTTTCTTTGCACAATTAAATTGGAATATAATGATTGATTTGGCAAACAAACACGATTTAAAATACAAAGAAATTTCTAAATTTCCTGGTTCTCGTAGAGATTTAGCGTTGCTAATTGATTCTACTGTGAAGTATGAAGAACTTTTTAAAGCAGCGAAAGAAGTTAAAACAAACTTATTGAAAGCGGTTAATTTATTCGATGTTTACGAAGGTGATAAATTACCTGCTGGTAAAAAATCATATGCGTTAAGTTTTATGATTCAAGACGAAAATAAAACATTGAGCGATCAAGAAATTGATGGTTTAATGAATAAATTAATCAAATTGTATCAAGAAAAATTCAACGCTGAGTTGAGATAA